The following coding sequences lie in one Anomaloglossus baeobatrachus isolate aAnoBae1 chromosome 7, aAnoBae1.hap1, whole genome shotgun sequence genomic window:
- the FZD7 gene encoding frizzled-7 — protein sequence MRSARRLLCALSLLLLAGPLPPGSAAQPHHGEKGISAPDHGFCQPISIPLCTDIAYNQTIMPNLLGHTNQEDAGLEVHQFYPLVKVQCSPELRFFLCSMYAPVCTVLENAIPPCRSLCERARQGCEALMNKFGFQWPERLRCENFPVHGAGEICVGQNTSDTPAGATAKPTPYLPEALTFQPHSPARDFACPRQLKVPPYLGYRFLGEKDCGAPCEPGRSNGLMYFREEEVRFARLWVGIWAILCAISTLFTVLTYLVDMRRFSYPERPIIFLSGCYFMVAVAYAAGFLLEERAVCLERFSEDTYRTVAQGTKKEGCTILFMILYFFGMASSIWWVILSLTWFLAAGMKWGHEAIEANSQYFHLAAWAVPAVKTITILAMGRVDGDLLSGVCYVGIGSVPALRGFVLAPLFVYLFIGTSFLLAGFVSLFRIRTIMKHDGTKTEKLEKLMVRIGVFSVLYTVPATIVLACYFYEQAFRETWEKTWLMQTCKSFAIPCPGQSFSPMSPDFTVFMIKYLMTMIVGITSSFWIWSGKTLQSWRKFYHRLSSGGGKGETAV from the coding sequence atgaggagtgcgcggcGGCTGCTGTGTgcgctctccctgctgctgctggcgGGGCCCCTGCCTCCCGGCTCCGCCGCTCAGCCCCACCATGGGGAGAAGGGCATCTCCGCCCCGGACCACGGCTTCTGCCAGCCCATCTCCATCCCCCTGTGCACGGACATTGCCTACAACCAGACCATCATGCCCAACCTGCTGGGCCACACCAACCAGGAGGACGCGGGGCTGGAGGTGCACCAGTTCTACCCGCTGGTGAAGGTGCAGTGCTCGCCCGAGCTGCGCTTCTTCCTGTGCTCCATGTACGCGCCGGTGTGCACGGTGCTGGAGAACGCCATCCCGCCGTGCCGCTCGCTGTGTGAACGGGCCCGGCAGGGCTGCGAGGCGCTGATGAACAAGTTCGGCTTCCAGTGGCCGGAGCGGCTGCGCTGTGAGAACTTCCCGGTGCACGGGGCCGGCGAGATCTGCGTGGGGCAGAACACATCGGACACCCCGGCCGGGGCCACCGCCAAGCCCACGCCGTACCTGCCGGAGGCGCTCACCTTCCAGCCGCACTCCCCGGCCCGGGACTTCGCCTGCCCCCGCCAGCTGAAGGTGCCGCCATACCTGGGCTACCGCTTCCTGGGGGAGAAGGACTGCGGCGCCCCGTGCGAGCCCGGCCGCTCCAATGGCCTGATGTACTTCAGGGAGGAGGAGGTGCGCTTTGCCCGGCTGTGGGTCGGCATCTGGGCCATCCTGTGCGCCATCTCCACGCTGTTCACCGTGCTCACCTACCTGGTGGACATGCGGCGCTTCAGCTACCCGGAGCGGCCCATCATCTTCCTCTCCGGCTGCTACTTCATGGTGGCGGTGGCGTACGCCGCGGGCTTCCTGCTGGAGGAGCGGGCCGTGTGCCTGGAGCGCTTCTCGGAGGACACGTACCGCACGGTGGCGCAGGGCACCAAGAAGGAGGGCTGCACCATCCTCTTCATGATCCTCTACTTCTTCGGCATGGCCAGCTCCATCTGGTGGGTCATCCTGTCCCTCACCTGGTTCCTGGCCGCCGGCATGAAGTGGGGCCACGAAGCCATAGAAGCCAACTCGCAGTACTTCCACCTGGCGGCCTGGGCCGTGCCCGCGGTGAAGACCATCACCATCCTGGCCATGGGCAGGGTGGACGGCGACCTGCTGAGCGGGGTGTGCTATGTGGGCATCGGCAGCGTGCCCGCGCTCCGCGGCTTCGTGCTGGCGCCGCTCTTCGTCTACCTGTTCATCGGCACCTCCTTCCTGCTGGCCGGCTTCGTCTCCCTGTTCCGGATCCGCACCATCATGAAGCACGACGGCACCAAGACGGAGAAGCTGGAGAAGCTGATGGTGCGGATCGGGGTGTTCAGCGTGCTGTACACGGTGCCGGCCACCATCGTGCTGGCCTGCTACTTCTACGAGCAGGCGTTCCGGGAGACGTGGGAGAAGACGTGGCTGATGCAGACCTGCAAGAGCTTCGCCATCCCGTGCCCCGGCCAGAGCTTCTCCCCCATGAGCCCGGACTTCACCGTCTTCATGATCAAGTATCTGATGACCATGATCGTGGGCATCACCTCCAGCTTCTGGATCTGGTCCGGGAAGACCCTGCAGTCCTGGCGCAAGTTCTACCATAGACTGAGCAGCGGGGGCGGCAAGGGGGAGACGGCGGTGTGA